A single region of the Acidobacteriota bacterium genome encodes:
- a CDS encoding gamma-glutamyltransferase family protein yields MVRPIASQTDASGRPSTGRPVIYGTQGVISSGHYLTSMAGMGMLLGGGNAFDALVAAGFAAAVTEPIASYSLAAESVFMLYDAESGDLLSLSGQGTAPRQATLEFYRNQGLKEIPTGPGPLAHLSFTVPGAVDGYLSLLERYGNLPLSQVLEPAIHLAQAGFPHYEYMIDALDNEATRDQFNHYPPGGNEIFFQDGKLPRPGSILVQPGLARTLRRLAAGDAGGSRDRIEGIRAARRDFYQGGLARTLVECARSVGGILSAEDLAGYRARFEEPARTRYRGYEICCQRTWSQAPVLLQTLNLLEHFDLRAMGHNSPAYVHTVVEALKLAIADREAFYGDPDFARVPLDGLLSKEYADERVRHIDPGKAHPDTPPPGNPWKHSREPLERPAPEAPPPSDLPGPTYADQGTTHIAVVDHHGNLVCATPSGASFAKAVFFPEIGCALSTRSEMFFLKPDHPNGLEPGKRPRTTLVGYLVVKDGQPVMTVGCPGGDQQAQANLQLLLNVLVFGMNIQEAIEAPRFGSDSFRNSFYPHVYFPGQLSLEEAFPESTGRELGKLGHKVVPALVCGMGATITWRDPSTGTLATGADPRRSCYALGW; encoded by the coding sequence ATGGTTCGACCGATTGCGTCCCAGACCGACGCCAGCGGCCGCCCCTCAACCGGCCGGCCGGTGATCTACGGCACGCAGGGAGTGATCTCCAGCGGTCACTACCTGACCTCCATGGCCGGGATGGGCATGCTGCTGGGGGGCGGCAACGCCTTCGACGCCCTGGTGGCGGCCGGTTTTGCGGCCGCCGTGACGGAACCGATCGCGTCGTACTCGCTGGCGGCCGAGTCGGTCTTCATGCTCTACGACGCCGAGAGCGGCGACCTCCTGTCACTGAGCGGCCAGGGTACGGCGCCCCGGCAGGCAACGTTGGAGTTCTACCGGAACCAGGGGCTGAAGGAGATCCCCACCGGTCCCGGACCTCTGGCTCATCTCTCCTTCACGGTTCCGGGGGCTGTGGACGGATATCTGTCGCTCCTGGAACGCTACGGGAACCTCCCGCTTTCCCAGGTCCTGGAGCCGGCCATTCACCTGGCTCAGGCCGGGTTTCCTCATTACGAGTACATGATCGACGCTCTCGACAACGAGGCCACCCGGGACCAGTTCAACCACTACCCGCCCGGCGGCAACGAGATCTTCTTCCAGGACGGGAAGCTTCCCCGGCCAGGGTCGATCCTGGTTCAACCCGGTCTGGCGCGAACATTGCGGCGGCTGGCCGCCGGCGACGCGGGGGGATCAAGGGATCGGATCGAGGGGATCCGGGCCGCCCGGCGAGACTTCTACCAGGGAGGCCTCGCACGCACCCTGGTGGAATGCGCCCGCAGTGTCGGGGGGATTCTCAGCGCCGAGGACCTGGCGGGCTACCGGGCCCGGTTCGAGGAGCCGGCGCGCACCCGTTACCGCGGCTACGAGATCTGCTGCCAGAGGACCTGGTCCCAGGCCCCGGTTCTGCTGCAGACCCTGAACCTGTTGGAACACTTCGACCTCCGGGCCATGGGCCACAACTCCCCGGCGTACGTCCACACCGTGGTGGAGGCTCTGAAGCTGGCCATCGCCGACCGGGAAGCGTTCTACGGCGACCCCGATTTCGCCCGGGTCCCCCTTGACGGACTGCTCTCCAAGGAATACGCGGACGAGCGGGTCCGGCACATCGACCCCGGCAAAGCGCATCCCGACACACCGCCGCCCGGCAATCCCTGGAAACACTCCCGGGAACCCCTGGAACGTCCCGCTCCGGAGGCTCCGCCACCGTCCGACCTCCCGGGTCCCACCTACGCGGATCAGGGGACGACCCACATCGCCGTGGTGGACCATCACGGCAACCTGGTGTGCGCCACACCCAGCGGCGCGTCCTTCGCCAAGGCGGTCTTCTTCCCCGAGATCGGCTGCGCCCTGAGCACCCGCAGCGAGATGTTCTTCCTGAAGCCGGATCACCCCAATGGCCTGGAGCCGGGGAAGCGGCCGCGGACCACGCTGGTGGGCTACCTGGTGGTGAAGGACGGGCAACCGGTCATGACCGTGGGCTGCCCCGGCGGCGACCAGCAAGCCCAGGCCAACCTCCAGTTGCTGCTCAACGTGCTGGTCTTCGGAATGAACATCCAGGAAGCCATCGAGGCCCCCCGCTTCGGGAGCGACAGCTTCCGGAACTCCTTCTACCCCCACGTCTACTTCCCGGGGCAGCTCTCCCTGGAGGAGGCCTTCCCCGAGTCGACCGGGCGGGAGCTGGGAAAACTGGGCCACAAGGTGGTGCCGGCCCTGGTCTGCGGCATGGGAGCCACCATCACCTGGCGCGATCCGTCCACCGGGACCCTGGCCACCGGCGCCGATCCCCGCCGCTCCTGCTACGCCTTGGGTTGGTGA
- a CDS encoding DUF1501 domain-containing protein, producing the protein MDPWNRYRLMQTRRHFFGATAAGIGTAALGSLLQQDLQAGRTAADGTTPAVSPRIPSLPHFAPTAKRVIWLFQSGGPSQMDLFDYKPALARRRGEELPESIRQGQRLTSMTSEQGSFPVAPSIYEFARHGQSGAWISELLPRTAEIADDLCFIRSMHTEAINHDPAVTFLLTGAQIAGRPSLGAWLAYGLGNENSNLPAFVVMVTQGTGGQPLYDRLWGSGFLPSRYQGVKFRSVGDPVLYLSDPKGFGRESRRHFLDALNRLNRIKLEESGDPEISARISQYEMAFRMQTSVPEFTDLSAEPDHIFQLYGEDAREPGTFASNCLLARRLAERGVRFIQVFHRGWDQHGKLPTALPRQCKATDRASAALVQDLKQRGMLEDTLVVWGGEFGRTVYCQGPLTETDYGRDHHPRCFTIWMTGGGVRPGVVLGETDEFSYNITKDPVHVHDLQATLLHCLGIDHTRLTYKYQGRHFRLTDVHGEVIDRVLA; encoded by the coding sequence ATGGATCCCTGGAACCGATATCGACTGATGCAGACCCGGCGCCACTTCTTCGGCGCCACGGCCGCCGGAATCGGGACCGCCGCCCTGGGCTCCCTGCTCCAGCAGGACCTTCAGGCGGGCCGCACCGCCGCGGACGGGACCACCCCCGCCGTTTCCCCCAGAATCCCGTCCCTGCCCCACTTCGCTCCCACGGCCAAGCGGGTGATCTGGCTGTTCCAGTCGGGAGGGCCCTCCCAGATGGACCTGTTCGACTACAAGCCGGCCCTGGCCCGGCGCCGGGGCGAGGAGCTGCCCGAGTCCATCCGCCAGGGCCAGCGCCTCACCAGCATGACCTCCGAGCAGGGCAGTTTTCCCGTGGCGCCTTCCATCTACGAGTTCGCCCGACACGGCCAATCGGGCGCCTGGATCAGCGAGCTCCTGCCCCGGACCGCAGAGATCGCCGACGACCTCTGCTTCATCCGGTCCATGCATACGGAGGCCATCAATCACGATCCGGCCGTCACGTTTCTCCTGACCGGCGCCCAGATCGCCGGGCGGCCCAGTCTGGGGGCGTGGCTGGCCTACGGCTTGGGGAACGAGAACAGCAACCTGCCGGCCTTCGTGGTCATGGTCACCCAAGGGACCGGCGGGCAGCCACTCTACGACCGCCTCTGGGGCAGCGGCTTCCTGCCCAGCCGCTACCAGGGAGTCAAGTTCCGTTCCGTCGGGGACCCGGTCCTCTACCTCTCCGATCCCAAGGGCTTCGGACGGGAGAGCCGCCGGCATTTTCTGGATGCCCTGAACCGCTTGAACCGGATCAAGCTGGAGGAGTCGGGCGACCCCGAGATCTCGGCCCGGATCTCCCAATACGAAATGGCCTTCCGCATGCAGACCTCCGTGCCCGAGTTCACCGACCTTTCGGCTGAGCCGGATCACATCTTCCAGCTCTATGGCGAGGACGCCCGGGAGCCGGGGACCTTCGCCTCCAACTGCCTGCTGGCCCGTCGCCTGGCCGAGCGGGGAGTGCGCTTCATCCAGGTCTTCCACCGGGGCTGGGATCAGCATGGCAAGCTGCCCACCGCCCTCCCCCGGCAGTGCAAGGCCACCGACCGGGCCTCGGCCGCGCTGGTGCAGGACCTGAAGCAGCGGGGCATGCTGGAGGACACGCTGGTGGTCTGGGGAGGCGAGTTCGGGCGCACCGTCTACTGCCAGGGACCGCTGACCGAAACCGACTACGGCCGCGACCACCACCCCCGGTGCTTCACCATCTGGATGACCGGCGGCGGCGTTCGTCCGGGCGTCGTCCTGGGCGAGACCGACGAGTTCTCGTACAACATCACGAAGGACCCGGTCCACGTCCACGACCTGCAGGCCACCCTCCTCCACTGCCTGGGCATCGACCACACCCGGCTGACCTACAAGTACCAGGGACGCCACTTCCGCCTCACCGACGTGCACGGCGAAGTGATCGACCGGGTCCTGGCCTGA
- a CDS encoding DUF1553 domain-containing protein — MAWCLTVVLPAMAAAATAPADIDFNRDIRPILSEKCFTCHGPDAGQRQASLRLDTADGIAAERNGNGSVVVPGSARQSLLYQRIASPDPASRMPPGYLGHEPLSDLQIRQVESWIDQGASWQPHWAFLPVRKPDPPAVQERGWLRNGLDAFVLQRLEENDLAPSPEAAPETLVRRVTLDLTGLPPTPRDLDRFLRDPSPDAYEKLVDRLLGSTRYGEHMAVRWLEAARYADTNGYQSDGIRHMWRWRDWVIDAFNRNLGFHQFTIEQLAGDLLEGATQDQIVATGFNRNHRTSAEGGSIDEELRVEYVADRVETTSTVWMGLTVGCARCHDHKYDPISQQEYYRFFSFFNNVPERGFVYNYGNEDPVIKAPTPSQEARLMELDAEVREAQLRLDELDGQRRKAQRDWETEFAKTGRVGDWTLDRGLLVHFPLDGDWSETTGNLKRVWKEEAEKKEKEKEQAQEEPAKAEAPPPEPPFVDGGPEPGLEFVPGRMGQAGRFDGRFVNGGPVASFDYMEPFTLSAWFYPRSGEGAIVSSVVDRFRGRGYGLYLREGKLRFNFTYRWSDLGARLETEQVLDLNRWHHVVLSYDGKRNASGFRLHLNGVLQKPVVLFDYLLNPMGPKRDFRIGVGEGPDDRFDGFIDEVRVYGRALSDREAKVIGLLDPVSEIAAIAPSDRSSVQQAKLDLCFLEGGHAPEAVLQAVQELREARQQRQDHYDSLPTVMVMKERIRRRQSYVLDRGAYDARTDPVEPGVPAAMDTKPGASVADRLELARWLVDRSNPLTARVTVNRLWQMLFGAGLVRTPEDFGSQGDQPTHPRLLDWLAAEFMENGWDVKALLRTVVTSATYRQSSRQSPELSRRDPENRLLARAPRLRLPAQVIRDQALAVSGLLAEKLGGPSVKPYQPPGLWQELTFKKGGYEADQGEGLYRRSLYTFWRRTIAPPAMVTFDASTREACVVRNDRTNTPLQALNLMNDETYLEASRRLAERMLEEGGSTPLARVAYGFRLVTARWPRTSEQTALVEALVRFEEDFRSRPQEALDYLSAGASAPNENLDAQELASYAGLASVILNLDEAITKE, encoded by the coding sequence TTGGCTTGGTGTCTGACGGTTGTCCTCCCTGCAATGGCGGCCGCGGCGACCGCCCCCGCCGACATCGACTTCAACCGCGACATCCGGCCCATCCTCTCCGAGAAATGCTTCACCTGCCACGGACCCGACGCTGGCCAGCGCCAGGCCTCGTTGCGCCTGGACACCGCTGACGGCATCGCCGCCGAGCGGAACGGGAATGGCTCCGTTGTGGTTCCCGGAAGCGCCCGCCAGAGTCTCCTCTATCAAAGGATCGCCAGCCCCGATCCCGCCTCCCGTATGCCCCCGGGCTATCTGGGCCATGAGCCCTTGAGCGACCTCCAGATCCGCCAGGTCGAGAGCTGGATCGACCAGGGCGCGTCCTGGCAGCCGCACTGGGCCTTCCTCCCGGTCCGCAAGCCGGACCCGCCGGCAGTCCAAGAGCGCGGCTGGCTCCGCAACGGACTGGACGCCTTCGTCCTGCAACGTCTCGAGGAGAACGATCTTGCACCCTCGCCCGAGGCCGCACCGGAGACGCTGGTCCGCCGCGTGACCCTGGACCTGACGGGTCTGCCTCCCACGCCCCGGGACCTGGACCGTTTCCTGCGGGACCCGTCGCCGGACGCCTACGAGAAGCTGGTGGACCGGTTGCTCGGCTCCACCCGGTACGGAGAGCACATGGCGGTCCGCTGGCTGGAAGCGGCCCGCTACGCCGACACCAACGGCTACCAGAGCGACGGCATCCGCCACATGTGGCGCTGGCGCGACTGGGTCATCGACGCCTTCAACCGGAACCTCGGTTTCCATCAGTTCACCATCGAGCAATTGGCGGGAGATCTGCTGGAGGGAGCGACGCAGGATCAGATCGTCGCCACCGGATTCAACCGGAACCACCGGACCAGCGCCGAGGGGGGCTCCATCGACGAGGAGCTGCGGGTCGAATACGTGGCCGACCGGGTGGAGACCACCTCCACGGTCTGGATGGGACTGACGGTGGGGTGCGCCCGCTGTCACGACCACAAATACGACCCCATCAGCCAGCAGGAGTACTACCGGTTCTTCTCCTTCTTCAACAACGTCCCCGAGCGGGGCTTCGTCTACAACTACGGCAACGAGGATCCGGTGATCAAAGCGCCGACGCCGTCGCAGGAGGCCCGCCTCATGGAGCTGGACGCCGAGGTCCGGGAGGCCCAGCTCCGCCTTGATGAGCTGGACGGCCAACGAAGAAAGGCGCAGCGCGACTGGGAAACGGAGTTCGCCAAGACGGGACGGGTCGGGGACTGGACTCTGGATCGAGGCCTGTTGGTGCATTTCCCCCTGGACGGCGACTGGTCCGAGACCACGGGGAATCTGAAGCGGGTGTGGAAGGAGGAAGCCGAGAAGAAAGAGAAAGAGAAGGAGCAGGCGCAAGAGGAGCCGGCCAAGGCGGAAGCTCCCCCGCCCGAGCCGCCCTTCGTGGACGGCGGTCCGGAGCCGGGACTGGAATTCGTGCCGGGACGAATGGGGCAGGCGGGGCGCTTCGACGGCCGTTTCGTCAACGGCGGTCCCGTCGCCAGCTTCGACTACATGGAACCGTTCACCCTCTCGGCCTGGTTTTATCCCCGGTCCGGCGAGGGGGCCATCGTCTCCAGCGTCGTGGACCGATTCCGGGGACGCGGTTACGGCCTGTACCTGCGGGAAGGGAAGCTGCGATTCAACTTCACCTACCGCTGGTCGGACCTGGGCGCGCGTCTGGAGACGGAGCAGGTGCTGGATCTGAACCGCTGGCACCACGTGGTCTTGAGCTATGACGGCAAGCGCAACGCCAGCGGGTTCCGGCTCCACCTGAACGGCGTCCTTCAGAAGCCGGTGGTGTTGTTCGACTACCTGCTCAACCCCATGGGCCCGAAACGGGACTTCCGGATCGGGGTCGGCGAGGGTCCCGACGACCGTTTCGACGGGTTCATCGACGAGGTCCGGGTCTACGGCCGGGCGCTCTCGGACCGGGAGGCGAAGGTGATCGGGCTCCTGGATCCGGTCTCGGAGATCGCGGCAATCGCCCCTTCGGATCGCAGTAGTGTCCAGCAGGCCAAGTTGGACCTCTGTTTCCTGGAGGGCGGCCACGCACCGGAGGCCGTTCTACAGGCGGTCCAGGAATTGCGGGAGGCCCGGCAGCAGCGCCAGGACCACTACGACTCCCTTCCCACCGTCATGGTCATGAAGGAGCGGATCCGCAGGCGGCAGTCCTACGTGCTGGACCGGGGCGCGTACGACGCCCGCACCGATCCCGTGGAGCCGGGGGTCCCGGCGGCCATGGATACGAAACCGGGAGCGTCCGTCGCGGACCGCCTGGAGCTGGCGCGGTGGCTCGTGGACCGGTCCAACCCCTTGACGGCCCGGGTGACGGTGAACCGGCTCTGGCAGATGCTGTTCGGAGCCGGTCTGGTGCGGACTCCCGAGGACTTCGGCTCCCAGGGCGACCAGCCCACCCATCCCCGATTGCTGGACTGGCTGGCCGCGGAGTTCATGGAGAACGGCTGGGACGTCAAGGCGCTGCTCAGAACCGTCGTGACCAGCGCCACCTACCGCCAGTCCTCCCGTCAGTCGCCGGAGCTGTCCCGGAGGGATCCGGAGAACCGGCTGCTGGCCCGGGCGCCCCGGCTTCGCCTGCCGGCCCAGGTGATCCGCGACCAGGCTCTGGCCGTTTCCGGCCTGCTTGCCGAGAAGCTGGGCGGACCTTCGGTCAAGCCCTACCAGCCCCCGGGACTGTGGCAGGAGCTGACCTTCAAAAAGGGGGGCTACGAAGCGGACCAGGGTGAGGGCCTCTATCGCAGGAGCCTCTATACCTTCTGGAGGCGGACCATCGCGCCGCCGGCCATGGTGACGTTCGACGCCTCCACCCGCGAAGCCTGCGTCGTGCGCAACGACCGGACCAACACGCCGCTGCAGGCCCTGAACCTGATGAACGACGAGACCTACCTGGAGGCCTCCCGCCGGTTGGCGGAGCGCATGCTGGAGGAAGGCGGCTCAACGCCCCTGGCGCGTGTCGCCTACGGTTTCCGCCTGGTCACCGCCCGCTGGCCCCGGACATCGGAGCAGACCGCGCTTGTCGAGGCTCTGGTGCGGTTCGAAGAGGACTTCAGGTCCCGGCCCCAAGAGGCGTTGGACTACCTCTCGGCAGGTGCGTCGGCCCCCAATGAGAATCTGGACGCGCAAGAATTGGCTTCCTATGCCGGTCTCGCCAGCGTTATCCTGAATCTGGACGAGGCCATTACCAAGGAGTGA
- a CDS encoding MFS transporter, translating into MLNPGSGNLPASRRAVASWCLFDFANSPFTTLVVTFIYASYFTQAIAPDTISGTLSWSRAVTVTALAVALLSPILGVVADRGGYRKFFLLLWTAACALFTALLYLPVPGQVFEALLWFTLANIAFEMSLVFYNALLPDIASRDRIGRISGYGWSLGYVGGLAAMAVAFVGFVDAEVPWFGFSREAGAHIRATNLLVAAWLVVFTLPLILWVRETQPRAPLSSRMLLSSFRHLAVAFRDVRRYREISKLLLARLLYNDGLVTIFAFGGIYATGTFGFTFSELMIFGLALNVAAGVGAFFLGHLDDRVGGKRTIQISLWGLIIAAIVAILTTSRPMFWAACILVGICSGPNQSASRSLLGRFVPRDKENEFFGLFAFSGKATAFLGPLLVGVLTSQFNSQRVGMSTMLLFFAAGLWMLRYVDEEKGCRDSGRD; encoded by the coding sequence ATGTTGAATCCAGGTTCAGGCAATTTGCCCGCGTCTCGCCGGGCCGTCGCTTCCTGGTGCCTTTTCGACTTCGCCAATTCCCCCTTCACCACGCTGGTGGTGACCTTCATCTACGCGTCCTACTTCACTCAGGCCATCGCTCCCGACACCATCTCGGGGACGTTGTCCTGGTCGCGGGCCGTCACCGTCACCGCCCTGGCCGTGGCCCTGCTGTCGCCGATCCTGGGAGTCGTCGCCGACCGGGGCGGCTACCGCAAGTTCTTCCTGTTGCTGTGGACCGCCGCCTGCGCCCTCTTCACGGCCCTCCTCTACCTGCCCGTTCCGGGTCAGGTCTTCGAGGCCCTGCTCTGGTTCACGCTGGCCAACATCGCCTTCGAGATGTCCCTGGTCTTCTACAACGCTCTCCTGCCGGATATCGCTTCCCGGGATCGCATCGGACGCATCTCCGGCTATGGGTGGTCCCTGGGTTACGTCGGCGGACTGGCCGCCATGGCCGTGGCCTTCGTGGGGTTCGTGGATGCGGAGGTTCCCTGGTTCGGATTCAGTCGGGAGGCCGGAGCCCATATCCGAGCCACCAACCTTCTGGTCGCCGCCTGGCTCGTCGTCTTTACGCTTCCCCTGATCCTCTGGGTGCGGGAGACCCAGCCCCGAGCGCCGCTGTCGTCCCGGATGTTGTTGTCTTCTTTCCGCCACCTGGCGGTCGCCTTCCGCGACGTGCGCCGCTACCGGGAGATCTCCAAGCTCCTCCTGGCCCGGCTGCTCTACAACGACGGCCTGGTCACCATCTTCGCCTTCGGCGGCATCTACGCCACCGGGACCTTCGGCTTCACCTTCTCGGAACTGATGATCTTCGGGCTCGCCCTGAACGTGGCGGCCGGCGTCGGCGCGTTCTTCCTGGGCCACCTGGACGACCGGGTCGGCGGGAAGCGGACCATCCAGATCAGCCTCTGGGGTCTCATCATCGCGGCCATCGTCGCCATCCTGACCACCAGCCGCCCCATGTTCTGGGCCGCCTGCATCCTGGTCGGCATCTGCTCCGGTCCCAACCAGTCCGCCAGCCGTTCGCTCCTGGGCCGGTTCGTTCCGCGGGACAAGGAGAACGAGTTCTTCGGCCTCTTCGCCTTCTCGGGCAAGGCGACCGCCTTCCTGGGCCCCCTGCTGGTGGGCGTGTTGACCAGCCAGTTCAATTCCCAGAGGGTGGGCATGTCGACCATGCTCCTCTTTTTCGCCGCCGGCCTCTGGATGCTCCGGTACGTGGACGAAGAGAAGGGCTGCCGGGACTCGGGAAGAGACTGA
- a CDS encoding aspartate aminotransferase family protein, which yields MTQSVASIAESFRARTARSREMYEAGTSFTAGPAKGAYYYRPYPLSMDRGEGCHLWDVDGNKYLDCANHHTAQVLGHNHPRVMEAVRTQMSRGLAVGAPMGPEAEIAEEMCRRVDSVDRIRFVNSGTEATLHAIRLARGFSGKTKIAKLEGGYHGSHDLVEVSVAPPLDKAGPAHAPHSVPGAGGSSPSVADEVLILPYNDEEAAERLIVENRDDLACVIFDPRCGILHTRPEFARAVRRITRENGVLLIFDEIVAFRSSPGGLQAVYGIDPDLTCFGKIVGGGFPVGAFGGRADMMDLLDNSKPPSGFSQSGTFSAHPLAMAAGLAMLRELTPQACDHLNRLGDRLTSGLNEMFARKGIVAQCVNTGSVFSIYFSDRELRNYRDMTTVDSSLVSPTFLALLEEGYFLGHTLGMCCLSLPMTDEDIDGLIEATGRAIARAQAE from the coding sequence ATGACTCAGAGCGTTGCCTCGATTGCGGAGAGTTTTCGTGCCCGGACAGCCCGGTCGCGGGAGATGTACGAGGCGGGAACCTCGTTCACGGCGGGTCCGGCCAAAGGGGCTTACTACTACCGTCCCTATCCTCTGTCCATGGATCGGGGAGAGGGCTGCCATCTTTGGGACGTGGACGGGAACAAGTACCTGGACTGCGCCAATCACCACACGGCACAGGTGCTGGGGCACAACCACCCGCGGGTGATGGAGGCCGTCCGGACCCAGATGTCCAGAGGCCTGGCCGTGGGCGCTCCCATGGGGCCGGAAGCCGAGATCGCCGAGGAGATGTGCCGCCGGGTCGACTCCGTGGACCGGATCCGCTTCGTCAACTCGGGAACCGAAGCCACGCTGCACGCGATTCGGCTGGCTCGCGGATTTTCCGGGAAAACCAAGATCGCCAAGTTGGAAGGGGGCTATCACGGCAGTCACGATCTGGTGGAAGTCAGCGTGGCGCCGCCTCTCGACAAGGCGGGCCCGGCCCATGCGCCCCACTCGGTCCCCGGAGCGGGCGGGAGTTCCCCCAGCGTGGCTGACGAGGTCCTGATCCTGCCCTACAACGACGAGGAAGCGGCGGAACGGCTCATCGTGGAGAATCGGGACGATCTGGCCTGCGTGATCTTCGATCCCAGGTGCGGGATCCTGCACACGCGGCCCGAGTTCGCCCGGGCGGTCCGGCGAATCACCCGGGAGAACGGCGTCCTGCTCATCTTCGACGAGATCGTCGCCTTCCGCTCGTCACCAGGCGGACTGCAGGCGGTTTACGGCATCGACCCGGACCTGACCTGCTTCGGAAAGATCGTGGGCGGCGGCTTTCCCGTGGGTGCGTTCGGAGGCCGGGCCGACATGATGGATCTCCTGGACAACAGCAAGCCGCCGTCGGGCTTCTCCCAGAGCGGGACCTTCAGCGCCCATCCCCTGGCCATGGCGGCCGGCCTGGCCATGCTCCGGGAACTGACGCCCCAGGCGTGCGACCACCTGAACCGGCTGGGGGACCGGCTCACCTCCGGCCTCAACGAGATGTTCGCCCGGAAGGGGATCGTCGCCCAGTGCGTCAACACCGGCTCCGTCTTCAGCATCTACTTCAGCGATCGCGAATTGCGAAACTACCGGGACATGACCACCGTCGACAGCTCGCTGGTGTCTCCCACCTTCCTGGCCCTGCTGGAAGAGGGCTACTTCCTGGGTCACACGCTGGGGATGTGCTGCCTCTCGCTGCCCATGACCGATGAGGACATCGACGGCCTGATCGAAGCCACCGGCCGGGCCATCGCCCGGGCCCAGGCCGAATAG
- a CDS encoding Gfo/Idh/MocA family oxidoreductase, producing the protein MTNPSHRAVIMGLGYIGGADQVSGDALGQLVVDLDGTHIDALANHPRVDVVAGSSRDLGRRQRFTERTGIGTYADWREMLEQEKPDIVGVATYTPVHKEMTVACARQGVRAILCEKPIANTAADGHDMVDACEAAGSLLAINHNRRYNPNYRRLRDHIAAGGLGELTSVTAQWSSGRLGNVGTHVFDAIRCVTGRRVEAVSGTLDLAGKPDCRGPAFQDPGGWGVMRLEGGLMTTVDAADYACVPMVIGFNGTEGRATTGGEEVRIEYWDGRSEEWPSPRAQATSMDVAVVEIVDWLEGTAPFPYPAVEAVETLEAIAGFHLSHARSGAWVELPLKGEDRNHVVNSG; encoded by the coding sequence ATGACGAATCCATCGCATCGGGCAGTGATCATGGGTCTGGGCTACATCGGCGGCGCGGACCAGGTTTCGGGAGACGCCTTGGGACAGTTGGTGGTGGATCTGGACGGCACCCACATCGACGCACTGGCCAACCATCCCCGCGTCGACGTGGTGGCCGGGAGCAGCCGCGACCTGGGCCGGCGGCAGCGGTTCACCGAACGGACCGGGATCGGGACCTACGCCGACTGGCGGGAGATGCTGGAGCAGGAAAAGCCCGACATCGTTGGTGTGGCGACGTATACCCCGGTCCACAAGGAGATGACGGTGGCCTGCGCCCGCCAGGGTGTGCGGGCCATCCTTTGCGAGAAACCGATTGCCAACACCGCGGCCGACGGGCACGACATGGTGGACGCCTGCGAGGCAGCCGGGTCATTGCTGGCCATCAACCACAACCGCCGGTACAACCCCAATTACCGGAGGCTGAGGGACCACATCGCCGCCGGGGGTCTGGGCGAGCTGACCTCGGTGACGGCCCAGTGGAGCAGCGGACGCCTGGGCAACGTGGGGACCCACGTCTTCGACGCCATCCGATGCGTCACCGGCCGCCGGGTGGAAGCGGTCTCGGGGACCCTGGATCTGGCCGGCAAGCCCGACTGCCGGGGACCCGCGTTTCAGGACCCGGGAGGTTGGGGAGTGATGCGGTTGGAAGGGGGACTCATGACCACGGTGGACGCCGCCGACTACGCCTGCGTCCCCATGGTGATCGGCTTCAACGGCACCGAGGGCCGGGCTACCACCGGAGGCGAGGAGGTTCGGATCGAGTACTGGGACGGCCGGAGCGAGGAGTGGCCCAGTCCCCGGGCGCAGGCCACCTCCATGGACGTGGCGGTCGTCGAGATCGTGGACTGGTTGGAGGGGACGGCGCCGTTTCCCTACCCGGCCGTGGAGGCCGTCGAGACCCTGGAAGCCATCGCCGGGTTCCACCTCTCCCACGCCCGCTCCGGAGCCTGGGTGGAGCTGCCGCTCAAGGGCGAGGACCGGAATCACGTCGTGAATAGCGGGTAG